From the Carya illinoinensis cultivar Pawnee chromosome 4, C.illinoinensisPawnee_v1, whole genome shotgun sequence genome, one window contains:
- the LOC122307145 gene encoding signaling peptide TAXIMIN 2-like, which translates to MEDCRPLGFLLGLPFALVALILSVVGAVVWIFGSLLSCLCPCCICCTALANVAVGHVKLPLKILRWFIYQIPC; encoded by the exons ATGGAAGATTGCAGGCCATTGGGTTTCTTGCTGGGACTGCCTTTTGCACTGGTGGCATTGATTTTGTCTGTTGTAGGTGCAGTTGTCTGGATTTTTGG GTCTCTGCTGAGTTGCCTGTGCCCATGTTGCATCTGCTGTACTGCACTTGCTAATGTGGCAGTGGGTCATGTAAAGCTTCCTTTGAAGATACTTCGATGGTTCATTTATCAAATCCCTTGTTAG